In Phaeobacter porticola, one DNA window encodes the following:
- a CDS encoding DUF1850 domain-containing protein — protein MGSNAHTLGTWRLAFAAGLLLLPHAAASEAAGDNLCIYKGYTDTELARYAPGQSGAFSLSFLHSVSLTPVVDIYELRPAGIHQVAEVFEAHGAGLPSFAGDVGETGWRFENGKFVLEMDRQFDRIQLRIQREYLNTLHIADQTITLADLDAKSIGLQICGKRGD, from the coding sequence TTGGGCAGTAACGCTCATACACTTGGCACCTGGAGGCTCGCTTTCGCAGCGGGCCTTCTCCTGTTGCCGCATGCGGCCGCGAGTGAAGCAGCCGGTGATAATCTGTGCATCTACAAGGGCTATACCGATACAGAACTGGCAAGATATGCACCGGGCCAATCCGGGGCTTTTTCGTTATCGTTTCTGCATTCGGTGTCACTCACACCGGTCGTTGATATTTACGAATTAAGACCGGCCGGAATTCATCAGGTTGCGGAAGTTTTCGAAGCGCATGGCGCCGGGCTTCCATCATTTGCAGGCGATGTCGGCGAAACCGGCTGGCGTTTTGAAAACGGCAAGTTCGTTCTGGAAATGGACAGGCAGTTTGATCGGATACAGCTGCGGATACAGCGCGAATATCTCAATACGCTGCACATAGCGGATCAGACAATCACACTTGCTGATTTAGATGCCAAATCGATTGGCCTCCAAATCTGCGGGAAGCGGGGAGACTAG
- a CDS encoding SOS response-associated peptidase family protein, which yields MADQIWRGDSCTRWSAVFLGPPIPVRDPNAIELSASWNVKPTQVVDIAYLNGDQLFSTTARWWFVPSWHRGGVKGWKRTALNAKIETAASLPNFRNAWKSQQRIIPAAGYYEWTGPKGSKKLDLSRFDGGPGARLSHLLFECDRAFPAQC from the coding sequence TTGGCAGACCAGATCTGGCGTGGCGACAGTTGTACTAGATGGAGCGCCGTTTTTCTCGGCCCGCCTATACCGGTGCGCGATCCAAATGCGATTGAGCTATCAGCGAGCTGGAATGTAAAGCCCACCCAAGTGGTGGACATCGCCTATCTGAACGGCGACCAGCTGTTCAGTACAACAGCCCGCTGGTGGTTCGTGCCAAGCTGGCACCGCGGCGGTGTAAAGGGTTGGAAACGCACCGCCCTTAACGCCAAGATTGAGACAGCGGCCAGCCTGCCGAATTTTCGCAATGCATGGAAGTCACAGCAAAGAATCATCCCGGCTGCAGGTTACTATGAATGGACTGGACCCAAAGGGTCCAAAAAACTGGACCTGTCGCGGTTTGATGGCGGCCCGGGTGCTCGTTTAAGCCACCTTTTGTTCGAATGCGACCGGGCTTTTCCGGCCCAGTGCTGA
- a CDS encoding TRAP transporter permease — protein sequence MSQQHGKTVQADAEQALSPDEIEAMIKEFDSESNFRDIAGPIAVLVTVTSVVLSLFHLYTAGFGLLNEVMHRTVHLAFVMGLVFLVFPRKRAAPTPAMWRTSIVFAAFYLFLIFDLFDQLPPTPSTYIFSAGMVALAALTLPINGKGAKPGRIALRDWLFAALGAGFSAYLAVFFKDIFIVNVGDPRPQEYMMGLIAIVMTLEATRRTMGPTLAYIGAFCILYAMFGPYMPGILAHRGYGIDRIINHLFVGTEGIYGVAVGVVATYVFHFVLFGILAQMSGLGQLFIDLATIIAGRHSGGSAKVSVVSSGFFGMISGSPIANTVTTGAFTIPLMKKMGFSGRFAGAVEASASCGGQVTPPIMGASAFVMTEMLGVPYNEIILIAIIPAAFHYLAILLMVHLESKRLGLAGMSADKIPQMAQVLKRSWHLLVPLGVMVALLLMQYTPFLAAFWGILLTIGFSYIPLVAHKMGNRDMDLDTVLTPKRLVIGFEDGAKFALAIGAACACVGFLLGVTTLTGLGFKFSAAVVQLAYDLAAFVTALDFTGLLSEKSIALFFGLFFVAIACILMGAGIPTTPTYIILASIAAPALTEFDVPLIATHFFVFYFGVLADVTPPVALAAYAAAGLSRADPMRTGTTAFRLSMGKALVPFMFIYAPSLLFVDFSPLEFVLALTSGILAILALSAAYIGFWKRELVLFEKVLLTMAGLVLISNNLIAIAVGSVVVLGILARAKASSRTEAA from the coding sequence ATGTCACAACAACATGGGAAAACAGTGCAGGCTGACGCCGAGCAAGCCCTGTCGCCCGACGAAATCGAGGCGATGATCAAGGAGTTCGACTCGGAGTCAAATTTCCGCGACATTGCCGGCCCCATCGCAGTTCTTGTGACAGTCACCTCTGTCGTCCTTTCTCTGTTCCACCTTTATACAGCTGGCTTTGGCCTGCTGAACGAGGTCATGCACCGTACCGTCCACCTTGCATTCGTGATGGGCCTGGTGTTTCTGGTGTTCCCGCGCAAACGCGCCGCGCCGACCCCGGCCATGTGGCGGACATCTATCGTTTTCGCCGCGTTCTATCTGTTCCTGATCTTTGATCTGTTTGATCAACTGCCGCCAACCCCGTCGACCTATATTTTCAGCGCCGGGATGGTCGCGCTGGCGGCCCTGACTCTACCCATAAACGGCAAGGGGGCAAAACCGGGCCGGATTGCGCTGCGCGACTGGCTGTTTGCCGCGCTCGGGGCGGGGTTCTCGGCCTATCTGGCGGTGTTTTTCAAGGACATCTTCATCGTGAATGTAGGCGATCCGCGCCCACAGGAATACATGATGGGCCTGATTGCCATCGTTATGACGCTCGAAGCCACCCGCCGCACCATGGGTCCGACACTGGCCTATATCGGCGCATTTTGCATTCTGTACGCCATGTTCGGCCCCTATATGCCTGGCATTCTGGCGCACCGCGGTTATGGGATTGATCGCATTATCAATCACCTCTTTGTCGGTACCGAGGGCATCTACGGTGTAGCCGTTGGTGTGGTTGCGACCTATGTGTTCCACTTCGTCCTGTTTGGCATTCTCGCCCAGATGAGCGGCCTGGGACAGCTGTTCATCGATCTGGCAACGATCATCGCAGGCCGGCATTCGGGCGGCAGCGCAAAAGTCTCGGTCGTGTCGTCCGGTTTCTTTGGCATGATTTCAGGCTCGCCGATTGCCAATACGGTCACAACCGGCGCCTTCACCATTCCGCTGATGAAGAAAATGGGGTTCTCGGGCCGCTTTGCCGGTGCTGTCGAGGCCTCGGCATCCTGTGGCGGGCAGGTCACGCCGCCGATCATGGGCGCTTCGGCATTTGTCATGACCGAAATGCTGGGCGTGCCCTATAACGAGATCATTCTGATCGCGATCATTCCGGCGGCCTTTCACTATCTGGCCATCCTGCTGATGGTGCATCTGGAATCCAAACGGCTGGGTCTGGCGGGCATGTCTGCCGACAAAATCCCGCAAATGGCTCAGGTCCTAAAGCGGTCCTGGCACCTGCTGGTTCCATTAGGGGTCATGGTGGCACTGTTGCTGATGCAGTACACCCCGTTTCTGGCTGCCTTCTGGGGCATTCTGCTGACCATCGGCTTCTCCTATATCCCGCTGGTGGCGCATAAGATGGGCAACCGTGATATGGATCTGGACACCGTGCTGACGCCGAAACGGCTGGTTATCGGTTTCGAGGACGGCGCCAAATTCGCCCTGGCCATCGGCGCCGCCTGTGCCTGCGTCGGCTTCCTTCTGGGGGTCACGACGCTCACTGGACTGGGGTTCAAGTTCTCGGCCGCGGTTGTGCAGCTGGCTTATGATCTGGCCGCGTTTGTTACCGCGCTCGACTTTACGGGGCTGCTGTCGGAAAAATCCATCGCGCTGTTCTTCGGGCTCTTCTTCGTAGCCATCGCCTGTATCTTGATGGGGGCGGGCATTCCGACCACGCCAACCTACATCATTCTGGCCTCCATCGCGGCCCCCGCCCTGACAGAGTTCGATGTGCCGCTGATCGCAACCCACTTCTTTGTGTTCTACTTCGGCGTGCTTGCGGATGTGACGCCACCTGTTGCCCTTGCAGCCTATGCCGCCGCGGGCCTTTCACGCGCAGATCCCATGCGTACAGGCACAACAGCGTTCAGGCTGTCGATGGGCAAGGCCCTGGTGCCTTTCATGTTCATCTATGCACCAAGCCTGCTGTTTGTCGATTTCTCACCGCTGGAATTTGTCTTGGCCCTGACCAGCGGTATCCTCGCGATCCTTGCGTTGTCGGCGGCTTACATCGGGTTCTGGAAGCGGGAGCTGGTCCTTTTCGAAAAGGTGCTGCTGACAATGGCAGGGCTTGTTTTGATTTCCAACAACCTGATCGCGATTGCTGTCGGATCTGTGGTCGTGTTGGGCATTTTGGCGCGTGCCAAAGCTTCCTCAAGAACCGAAGCTGCCTAA
- the hutG gene encoding N-formylglutamate deformylase, with amino-acid sequence MATPDLMTFVAGSTPVLLNVPHAGTLLPGEVKSRLREDALELKDTDWHMDQLALPCADLGVSILAADYSRYVVDLNRSAEDMPLYSGPTTGLVSQIDFDGCPLYLEGQEPDTDDTEARIQSYWAPYHQALNAEIQRIKAQFGICVLVDLHSIRSQVPRLFDGVLPDFNLGTNSGASTAARFESCAEKFLQSASYSFVKNGRFKGGYITRHYGRPSQNVHALQLEIAQATYMREYAPWDLVDNKANKLKIAIKGLVSALLHELDTTA; translated from the coding sequence ATGGCGACTCCAGATCTGATGACATTCGTAGCGGGATCCACGCCTGTTTTGCTGAATGTGCCGCATGCCGGAACATTGCTGCCTGGCGAGGTCAAAAGCCGGTTGCGAGAAGACGCGCTGGAGTTGAAGGACACGGATTGGCATATGGATCAGCTGGCGCTGCCCTGCGCCGATCTGGGCGTCAGCATCCTGGCAGCGGATTATTCACGTTATGTTGTGGATCTGAACCGCTCCGCCGAAGACATGCCTCTTTATTCAGGGCCGACAACCGGTCTGGTGTCGCAAATCGACTTTGATGGCTGCCCGCTGTATCTGGAAGGCCAGGAACCGGACACAGATGATACGGAGGCGCGCATCCAGTCCTACTGGGCGCCTTATCATCAGGCATTGAATGCCGAGATTCAGCGGATCAAGGCGCAGTTCGGCATATGTGTTCTGGTTGACCTGCATTCCATCCGGTCACAGGTTCCCAGACTGTTTGACGGCGTACTACCGGACTTCAATCTGGGAACCAACAGCGGCGCCAGCACCGCCGCCCGCTTTGAATCCTGCGCTGAAAAATTCCTTCAGTCAGCCAGCTACAGCTTTGTGAAAAACGGCCGCTTCAAAGGCGGTTACATTACCAGGCATTACGGGCGGCCCAGCCAGAATGTTCACGCTTTGCAACTTGAGATCGCGCAGGCGACATATATGCGGGAGTACGCTCCGTGGGATCTGGTGGACAACAAGGCGAACAAACTGAAGATCGCGATCAAGGGCCTGGTTTCCGCGTTACTGCACGAGCTTGACACCACCGCCTGA
- a CDS encoding acyl-CoA synthetase produces the protein MGFATAADCLALVNEMPFGQRNMPTTLYGLLSRTAGKFPDNKAISYQIFSGPTDKAETLTWRQLKDKVTQAANMFRSMGIGEKDVVAYILPNCNETVVTLLGGAVAGIANPINPLLEPEQIASILRETGAKVVVTLKPFPKTDVAQKVAEAVRHAPKVHTVLEIDLNRYLTPPKSWIVPLIRPKLEGKDKLAHANYKNFNRELRKHPTELTFADSDSDRVACYFHTGGTTGMPKVAQHTYSGMNYNGWLGSKLLFTAEDNIMCPLPLFHVFACHVILMAAVASGAHVVFPTPQGYRGEGVFDNFWKLVERWKISFIITVPTAISAKMQRPVDADVSTVKTAFSGSAPLPVELFRRFEEATGVKIVEGYGLTEATCLVSCNPVLGEKKIGSIGIPLPYTDVKIVKGTDEGTVELGVDEIGEICISSPGVYAGHTYTEVEKNEGLFYQGTHLRTGDLGKLDSDGYLWITGRAKDLIIRGGHNIDPAEIEEALLGHEAVAFAGAIGQPDAHAGEVPCAFVELVDGATVTPDELLAYCQIHVHERAAIPKHVTVMDELPKTAVGKVFKPDLRKNAITRIYNDALLKAGLPARVEHVVDDKGRGLVAQVEENGAKASDISDVLGVFTRPWEPMPKA, from the coding sequence ATGGGATTTGCCACGGCCGCGGACTGCTTGGCACTAGTGAATGAGATGCCTTTCGGGCAACGGAATATGCCGACAACGCTATACGGGCTGTTGTCCCGTACGGCCGGGAAGTTTCCCGACAACAAGGCAATAAGTTATCAGATCTTTTCCGGTCCGACCGATAAGGCTGAGACCCTGACCTGGCGCCAGTTGAAAGACAAGGTGACCCAAGCGGCGAATATGTTCCGTTCAATGGGCATCGGCGAAAAGGATGTGGTGGCCTATATTCTGCCCAACTGCAACGAAACGGTTGTGACCCTTCTGGGCGGCGCCGTTGCGGGTATTGCCAATCCTATTAACCCATTGCTTGAGCCAGAACAGATCGCCTCGATCCTGCGCGAAACCGGGGCGAAGGTCGTGGTGACGCTGAAACCCTTTCCCAAGACCGATGTGGCACAAAAGGTCGCTGAAGCCGTGCGCCATGCGCCCAAGGTGCATACGGTTCTGGAAATCGACCTCAACCGTTATCTGACACCGCCAAAATCCTGGATTGTGCCCCTGATCCGCCCCAAGCTTGAGGGCAAGGACAAACTGGCACATGCGAATTACAAAAACTTCAACCGCGAGCTGCGCAAACATCCCACCGAGCTGACCTTTGCGGATTCCGACAGCGACCGGGTGGCCTGCTATTTCCACACCGGCGGCACCACCGGCATGCCCAAGGTGGCGCAGCACACCTATTCTGGCATGAACTACAACGGCTGGTTGGGCAGCAAACTGCTGTTCACTGCCGAAGACAACATCATGTGTCCGTTGCCGCTGTTCCATGTCTTTGCCTGCCATGTGATCCTGATGGCGGCTGTTGCGTCTGGCGCGCATGTGGTGTTCCCGACCCCACAGGGATATCGCGGCGAGGGGGTGTTCGACAATTTCTGGAAGCTGGTCGAACGGTGGAAGATTTCCTTTATCATTACAGTGCCCACGGCGATCTCTGCCAAGATGCAGCGGCCCGTTGATGCGGATGTCTCAACCGTGAAAACCGCCTTTTCCGGGTCCGCGCCGCTGCCGGTGGAACTGTTCAGGCGGTTCGAAGAAGCAACGGGTGTGAAAATCGTTGAGGGCTATGGCCTGACCGAGGCCACATGTCTGGTGTCCTGCAACCCGGTGTTGGGTGAAAAGAAAATTGGATCCATCGGCATTCCACTGCCCTATACCGATGTGAAAATCGTCAAGGGCACCGACGAGGGAACCGTAGAACTGGGCGTGGATGAGATCGGCGAGATCTGCATCTCCAGCCCCGGTGTCTATGCCGGTCATACCTATACAGAGGTCGAGAAGAACGAAGGGTTGTTCTATCAAGGCACGCATCTGCGCACCGGCGACCTTGGGAAGCTGGACAGCGACGGGTATCTCTGGATCACCGGTCGTGCCAAGGATCTGATCATTCGCGGTGGTCACAATATCGACCCGGCCGAGATCGAAGAGGCGCTATTGGGGCATGAGGCCGTGGCCTTTGCCGGCGCTATCGGCCAGCCGGATGCCCATGCAGGCGAGGTGCCCTGCGCCTTTGTCGAACTGGTGGACGGCGCAACTGTGACGCCTGACGAGCTTCTGGCTTATTGCCAAATTCACGTACATGAGCGGGCTGCGATCCCCAAACATGTAACTGTGATGGACGAGCTCCCGAAAACGGCTGTGGGCAAGGTCTTCAAACCGGATCTGCGCAAGAATGCGATTACCCGGATCTATAACGACGCACTGCTGAAGGCTGGTTTGCCCGCCCGTGT
- the cas9 gene encoding type II CRISPR RNA-guided endonuclease Cas9 (Cas9, originally named Csn1, is the large, multifunctional signature protein of type II CRISPR/Cas systems. It is well known even to general audiences because its RNA-guided endonuclease activity has made it a popular tool for custom editing of eukaryotic genomes.) — MKDTQYLSRIARGYLDALYDGVDGKSHVWVVPGRLTERLRRHWGLNSLLPDKDGAVKSKNRTDHRHHAIDAAVVAATDRSLIKRISQMAQKDEVNGAEDVARSVRPPWEGFRADIEAQLNRIIVSHRADHGRIDLAARKAGRDSTSGQLHNDTAYGVGEGSSVVSRKPLLSLSLPRFSPSL, encoded by the coding sequence TTGAAAGATACGCAATACCTGTCGCGTATCGCTCGCGGTTATCTTGATGCGCTCTATGACGGGGTAGACGGCAAAAGCCACGTCTGGGTTGTGCCCGGCCGCCTGACCGAAAGGCTGCGCCGCCATTGGGGGTTGAACAGCCTGCTGCCCGACAAGGATGGCGCGGTCAAATCCAAGAACCGCACCGATCACCGCCACCATGCAATCGATGCCGCCGTTGTTGCGGCCACGGATCGCTCCTTGATCAAGCGGATCAGCCAGATGGCGCAAAAAGACGAAGTGAACGGCGCCGAAGATGTCGCCCGCTCCGTTCGCCCCCCATGGGAGGGATTCCGTGCCGATATAGAAGCGCAACTGAACCGCATCATCGTTAGCCACCGCGCCGATCACGGGCGCATCGATCTGGCAGCACGCAAGGCCGGACGGGACAGTACTTCGGGGCAGCTGCACAACGATACCGCCTATGGGGTGGGCGAAGGCAGTTCAGTCGTCAGCCGCAAACCGCTCCTGTCGCTTAGCTTGCCCCGATTCTCGCCAAGCCTTTAG
- a CDS encoding TAXI family TRAP transporter solute-binding subunit: MLTRRTLMLSAAALPLAGLSGQAAMAQSRSFFGIATGGTGGTYYPLGGMLAQLISNTAELPDTKLSATAETGNASVANTKLLSRGEIESAFAAADILDAAYKGTGQFEDGKIENIRAIGALYPETVQLVVRADSGIEKFEDLVGKSISSGSPGSGQWQLLGDLIEAHGMSREDVSEDYSSFSQSVEKIKDGNLDASLITAGAPTSSVTELANGHEIRIVPLTGPAIAKLQETQPYYVSSILPAGSYKGVDTDVETLAVRAIWATHADVSEDIIYAVTKALYENTETLGKVHPKGREIAAETALQSVSIPVHPGAAKYYQEIGVGQ, translated from the coding sequence ATGCTCACTCGCAGAACTCTTATGCTTTCAGCAGCTGCGTTGCCCTTGGCTGGGCTTTCCGGTCAGGCAGCCATGGCGCAGTCGCGCTCTTTCTTCGGCATTGCGACCGGCGGTACCGGCGGCACCTATTATCCGCTTGGCGGCATGCTTGCTCAGCTGATCTCGAACACCGCTGAACTGCCGGATACCAAGCTGTCGGCAACCGCGGAAACCGGCAACGCGTCTGTTGCAAACACCAAACTGCTGAGCCGCGGTGAAATCGAAAGCGCCTTCGCCGCCGCAGACATTCTGGACGCGGCCTACAAAGGCACCGGCCAGTTTGAAGATGGCAAAATCGAGAACATCCGCGCGATCGGCGCCCTGTATCCGGAAACCGTGCAGCTGGTTGTGCGCGCGGATTCCGGCATTGAAAAGTTCGAAGATCTGGTCGGAAAGTCGATTTCTTCCGGTTCGCCGGGTTCTGGCCAGTGGCAGCTGCTGGGCGATCTGATCGAGGCCCATGGCATGTCGCGTGAAGATGTGTCCGAAGATTATTCCTCTTTCTCGCAATCGGTTGAGAAGATCAAAGACGGCAACCTGGACGCTTCGCTGATCACCGCCGGTGCGCCGACCTCTTCGGTGACCGAATTGGCCAATGGCCATGAGATCCGCATCGTGCCGCTGACCGGGCCTGCCATTGCCAAGCTTCAGGAAACACAGCCCTATTATGTCAGCTCGATCCTGCCTGCCGGATCGTACAAAGGGGTGGACACTGATGTGGAAACACTGGCGGTCCGCGCAATCTGGGCGACCCACGCGGATGTGTCCGAAGACATTATTTATGCCGTCACCAAAGCTCTGTATGAAAACACCGAGACACTGGGCAAAGTGCACCCGAAAGGCCGCGAAATCGCTGCTGAGACTGCACTGCAGAGTGTGTCCATCCCGGTCCACCCCGGTGCGGCCAAATACTATCAAGAAATCGGTGTTGGGCAGTAA
- a CDS encoding ABC transporter transmembrane domain-containing protein encodes MAGNQAVPTADEERKTSRKISVLSALWPFMRPYRLLMASATLALVLTAALSLTLPLAVRRVVDNFRISETALLNQYFGAALVIAALLALGTGLRYALVTRLGERVVADIRKAVFDRVIGMSPAFFEQVMTGEVLSRITTDTTLIQSVLGSSVSIALRNMLIFSGGLVLMLLTSAKLTSLVLLIVPAVIVPILLLGRRLRVISKENQDWIAASSGKAGEALGAVQTVQAYTHETASRGEFARMTETAFDVSMRRIQTRAFLTVIVIFLVFSGVVGVLWMGANDVRAGIMSEGTLVQFVIYAVLVAGSVAALSEIWSELQRAAGATERLVELLTAVDQVQDPYAPRALAAPVRGEIRFDDVSFRYPARPQIPALVDVSLTVQPGETVAFVGPSGAGKTTIIQMIQRFYDPTSGAVCLDGRPLRDLQRDDFRQHIALVPQDPVIFALSARDNIRFGRPGASDAEVEAAARAAAAHDFISALPEGYDSQVGERGVMLSGGQKQRIAIARAILRDAPVLLLDEATSALDAESERLVQAAVDELSQGRTTLIVAHRLATVKKADRIVVMEEGRIIATGTHDQLVAEDGLYARLARLQFTDGMAAE; translated from the coding sequence ATGGCGGGCAATCAAGCGGTCCCGACTGCGGATGAAGAGCGTAAGACATCACGTAAGATAAGTGTTCTCTCCGCCCTTTGGCCATTCATGCGCCCCTATCGCCTGCTGATGGCTTCGGCCACGCTGGCGCTGGTGCTGACTGCTGCGCTGTCGCTGACATTGCCGCTCGCTGTGCGCCGGGTGGTTGATAATTTCCGCATCTCCGAAACCGCTTTGCTTAACCAGTATTTTGGGGCGGCTCTTGTGATTGCGGCGCTGCTCGCCCTGGGCACTGGTCTGCGATATGCGCTGGTGACCCGGTTGGGTGAACGGGTGGTTGCGGATATCCGCAAGGCGGTGTTTGACCGTGTCATCGGCATGAGCCCTGCCTTTTTTGAACAGGTTATGACCGGCGAAGTGCTGAGCCGGATCACCACTGACACCACCTTGATACAGTCGGTGCTTGGCTCATCGGTGTCAATCGCGCTACGCAATATGCTGATCTTCAGTGGTGGTTTGGTGCTGATGCTTCTGACCTCGGCCAAATTGACCAGCCTTGTGCTGTTGATCGTACCTGCGGTGATTGTGCCGATCTTGCTTCTCGGCCGACGCCTTCGTGTCATCAGCAAGGAAAACCAGGACTGGATCGCCGCCTCGTCCGGCAAGGCGGGCGAGGCGCTGGGCGCGGTGCAGACCGTACAAGCCTACACCCATGAGACCGCAAGCCGGGGTGAGTTTGCGCGTATGACCGAAACCGCCTTTGACGTGTCGATGCGACGTATCCAGACGCGCGCCTTTCTGACCGTCATCGTGATCTTCCTAGTGTTCTCCGGGGTGGTTGGTGTGTTGTGGATGGGCGCCAATGACGTGCGTGCCGGTATCATGAGCGAAGGCACATTGGTGCAATTCGTGATCTATGCGGTGCTGGTGGCAGGATCCGTGGCCGCGCTGTCTGAGATCTGGAGTGAATTGCAACGGGCCGCAGGCGCGACTGAGCGTTTGGTTGAGTTGCTGACAGCGGTGGATCAGGTTCAGGACCCTTATGCCCCACGCGCATTGGCAGCCCCGGTGCGCGGCGAAATCCGCTTTGACGATGTGTCGTTCCGCTATCCCGCACGCCCACAGATCCCGGCGTTGGTGGATGTTTCGCTTACCGTGCAGCCAGGTGAAACAGTTGCCTTTGTCGGGCCGTCTGGTGCAGGCAAGACAACAATAATTCAGATGATCCAGCGGTTTTACGATCCGACGTCTGGTGCTGTTTGCCTGGATGGTAGGCCGCTGCGGGATCTGCAACGGGATGACTTCCGCCAGCATATCGCGCTGGTGCCGCAGGATCCGGTGATCTTTGCGCTGTCCGCGCGTGACAACATTCGCTTTGGCCGTCCCGGTGCCAGTGATGCCGAGGTTGAGGCCGCTGCCAGGGCCGCTGCCGCCCATGACTTCATTTCTGCGCTACCCGAAGGCTATGACAGCCAGGTTGGCGAGCGCGGTGTGATGCTGTCGGGTGGCCAGAAACAGCGGATCGCCATCGCGCGTGCCATCCTGCGTGACGCGCCGGTGCTGCTGCTGGACGAGGCGACCTCTGCGCTTGACGCCGAAAGCGAACGTCTGGTGCAGGCCGCCGTGGACGAGCTGAGCCAAGGCCGGACCACACTCATCGTGGCGCATCGTCTGGCGACCGTGAAAAAGGCTGACCGCATCGTGGTCATGGAAGAGGGGCGCATCATCGCCACCGGCACCCATGATCAGCTGGTTGCCGAGGACGGTCTTTACGCCCGCTTGGCGCGTTTGCAGTTCACCGACGGAATGGCGGCAGAATAG
- a CDS encoding formimidoylglutamate deiminase — MTGFHFKQALTDQGWKKNVSATVSGVGTFETLVQDDNPNGYPVIENPVVPGMPNLHSHSFQYAMAGLSEVRRNPVDSFWSWREMMYRFAHSVSPEDLQAITAKLYMDLLKGGYTEVVEFHYLHNDLDGSFYARPEELSAAVISAAEQTGLGLTHLPVFYAHANFGGVSPQDAQRRFINSRDQYALLIESLKLQQENHNLGIAPHSLRAVTEEEMTWLMELRRDLLPGCPVHIHVAEQTKEVDDSLAHSGKRSVTALMDQAPVDEAWCLIHSTHLDDSEVAAIAASGATVGLCPLTESNLGDGIFRAVDFLTADGHFGIGSDSNICTQPMQELRTLEYSQRLLHRQRNILCSEHLPNVGSYLWQKAAHGGARAAGRAIGRITEGCRADFVELGYSIDGIMAAVTPEAVLDFHMFAGQQAEISGVYVAGRQIIRDGHHPHQAAIDASYVSTMQRLAQKL; from the coding sequence ATGACGGGTTTTCATTTCAAGCAAGCGCTGACAGACCAGGGCTGGAAAAAGAACGTATCAGCAACGGTTTCGGGCGTCGGCACATTCGAAACGCTGGTTCAGGATGACAACCCGAACGGCTATCCGGTGATTGAAAACCCGGTTGTGCCCGGGATGCCGAACCTGCACAGCCACTCCTTCCAGTACGCCATGGCCGGTCTGTCCGAGGTGCGCCGCAATCCGGTCGACAGCTTCTGGTCCTGGCGCGAGATGATGTATCGTTTTGCGCATAGCGTATCGCCGGAAGATTTGCAGGCCATCACAGCAAAGCTGTACATGGACCTGCTGAAGGGCGGCTATACCGAAGTCGTTGAATTCCACTATCTGCACAACGATCTGGATGGCAGCTTTTACGCGCGACCAGAGGAACTCTCTGCCGCGGTGATATCCGCAGCAGAACAGACCGGGCTTGGCCTGACACATCTTCCGGTATTTTACGCGCATGCGAACTTCGGCGGTGTTTCCCCGCAGGATGCGCAGCGGCGCTTTATCAACTCGCGCGATCAATACGCCCTGCTGATCGAGTCCTTGAAACTGCAGCAGGAAAATCACAACCTAGGTATTGCACCGCATTCGCTGCGGGCTGTCACCGAAGAGGAAATGACCTGGCTGATGGAGCTTCGGCGGGATCTACTGCCGGGCTGCCCGGTTCACATCCATGTCGCGGAACAGACCAAGGAAGTAGACGACAGCCTCGCCCATAGCGGCAAACGCTCTGTGACTGCCCTCATGGATCAGGCGCCGGTGGATGAGGCATGGTGCCTGATCCACTCTACCCATCTTGATGACAGCGAAGTTGCGGCTATCGCCGCTTCCGGGGCAACCGTGGGCCTGTGCCCACTGACCGAATCGAACCTTGGCGATGGAATTTTCCGTGCTGTCGATTTTCTGACCGCGGATGGCCACTTTGGCATTGGGTCCGACAGCAATATTTGCACCCAACCCATGCAGGAGCTGCGCACACTGGAATACAGCCAGCGACTGTTGCACCGCCAACGCAATATCCTTTGCTCTGAACACCTGCCGAATGTCGGCAGCTATCTATGGCAAAAGGCAGCCCATGGTGGGGCGCGGGCCGCCGGGCGCGCTATTGGTCGCATTACTGAGGGCTGCCGCGCAGATTTTGTAGAACTTGGCTACAGCATCGACGGTATTATGGCAGCGGTGACACCAGAAGCGGTGCTGGACTTCCATATGTTTGCGGGGCAACAGGCCGAAATCTCAGGCGTGTATGTGGCGGGTCGTCAGATTATCCGCGATGGGCACCACCCCCACCAGGCCGCGATTGACGCCAGCTATGTTTCCACTATGCAGCGGCTGGCGCAAAAACTATGA